From Quercus lobata isolate SW786 chromosome 1, ValleyOak3.0 Primary Assembly, whole genome shotgun sequence, one genomic window encodes:
- the LOC115979638 gene encoding protein HIRA isoform X1 translates to MIAEKPSWIRHEGMQIFSIDVQPGGLRFATGGGDHKVRIWNMKSVGKDLENDESTHRLLATLRDHFGSVNCVRWAKHGRYVASGSDDQVILVHERKPGSGTTEFGSGEPPDVENWKVAMTLRGHTADVVDLNWSPDDLALASGSLDNTIHIWNMNSGMCTAVLRGHSSLVKGVTWDPIGSFIASQSDDKTVIIWRTSDWSLAHRTDGHWTKSLGSTFFRRLGWSPCGHFITTTHGYQKPRHSAPVLERGEWSATFDFLGHNAPVIVVKFNHSMFRRNSTNAQEVKSASVGWSNGASKTGGKESQPYNVIAIGSQDRTITVWTTASPRPLFVAKHFFTQSVVDLSWSPDGYSLFACSLDGSVATFHFEVKELGHRLSDTELDELKRNRYGDVRGRQANLAESPAQLLLEEASVKQTASKKVVPDIQQKQILVKSSVDAGAATKTEPQADDGKKSAGTAGDGLNKVSTSARISSPVKQREYRRPDGRKRIIPEAVGVPVQQENLSVGAQIQVLDFPLMSSDHGKDDNGLVPTEGGFKESSVRGTLGRSSDLKERSGVTARATISDSLIIEKVPVATGRDGSINVEQSGNLKASTSLLPASNTSLSIRVFDKKEGLDALPICLEARPREHAASDIVGVGNTFMMKETEIVCTSGSQTLWSDRISGKVTVLAGNANFWSVGCEDGCLQVYTKCGRRAMPTMMMGSAATFIDCDECWKLLLVTRKGSLYVWDLYNQKCLLHDSLASLVALNPNSSAKDAGTIKVISAKLSRSGSPLVVLATRHAFLFDMSLMCWLRVADDCFPASNFASSWNLGSVQSGELAALQVDVRKYVARKPGWSRVTDDGVQTRAHLEAQLASSLALKSPHEYRQCLLSYIRFLAREADESRLREVCESFLGPPTGMAEDTSSDSRNLAWDPCVLGLRKHKLLREDILPAMASNRKVQRLLNEFMDLLSEYENIDSNVDRKNPSPPSSSPIATNQRETAPPVVDQMDSTPSAVECMDSGPAATFQKNSTQLTKDQAKSAPTTIDQVNSDSLVTDQVNVAPQAKDAGS, encoded by the exons ATGATTGCAGAGAAACCCAGTTGGATTAGGCATGAGGGGATGCAAATTTTCTCCATTGATGTCCAGCCTGGAGGGCTTAGGTTTGCTACTGGTGGTGGTGACCACAAG GTTCGTATATGGAACATGAAATCTGTTGGAAAGGACTTGGAAAATGATGAATCCACACACAGGCTTCTTGCCACCCTCCGTGATCACTTCGGTTCTGTCAACTGTGTTAGGTGGGCTAAGCACGGTAGGTATGTTGCATCAGGGTCTGATGATCAGGTGATTTTAGTTCACGAAAGGAAGCCTGGTTCAGGAACCACTGAGTTTGGCAGTGGGGAGCCCCCAGATGTTGAGAACTGGAAAGTTGCAATGACTTTGAGAGGACACACTGCAGATGTG GTGGATCTTAATTGGTCTCCTGATGACTTGGCATTGGCTAGTGGGAGTTTGGACAATACTATACACATCTGGAATATGAACAGTGGCATGTGTACTGCTGTTCTTAGGGGTCACTCTAGCTTGGTTAAAGGCGTTACTTGGGATCCCATTGGCTCCTTCATTGCAAGCCAATCAGACGATAAGACAGTGATTATTTGGCGAACAAGTGATTGGAGCCTTGCTCACAGGACAGATGGTCATTGGACTAAATCA CTCGGATCTACCTTTTTCAGACGGCTTGGATGGTCCCCTTGTGGCCATTTTATCACTACCACTCATGGTTACCAGAAGCCTAGGCATTCTGCACCCGTTCTGGAGAGAGGGGAATGGTCTGCGACGTTTGACTTCTTAGGACATAATGCCCCAGTTATTGTGGTGAAGTTTAATCATTCAATGTTCAGAAGGAATTCGACCAATGCTCAGGAAGTGAAATCTGCATCTGTTGGGTGGAGTAATGGGGCTTCTAAGACTGGAGGCAAAGAATCACAGCCATATAATGTTATTGCAATTGGAAGTCAGGACCGCACTATTACTGTTTGGACTACTGCAAGTCCTCGTCCTCTCTTTGTGGCCAAGCATTTCTTTACTCAAAGTGTTGTGGATTTATCTTG GTCTCCTGATGGATATTCACTTTTTGCCTGTTCCTTGGATGGGTCCGTGGCTACTTTCCATTTTGAGGTGAAAGAACTTGGCCACAGGCTAAGTGATACTGAATTGGATGAGTTAAAAAGAAATCGTTATGGAGATGTGAGAGGTCGACAGGCAAACTTAGCAGAAAGCCCGGCACAGTTATTGCTTGAAGAAGCTTCAGTTAAGCAAACTGCAAGCAAAAAAGTTGTTCCAGACATTCAACAAAAGCAGATACTTGTTAAATCTTCTGTTGATGCAGGGGCTGCAACAAAGACTGAACCTCAAGCTGATGACGGAAAGAAGAGTGCTGGAACTGCTGGTGATGGGTTAAATAAGGTGTCAACTTCTGCCCGGATTTCCAGTCCTGTAAAACAAAGAGAATATAGACGCCCTGATGGCAGAAAGAGGATTATTCCAGAAGCAGTTGGAGTGCCTGTTCAGCAGGAAAATCTTTCTGTCGGGGCTCAGATCCAGGTGCTTGACTTTCCTCTTATGTCGTCTGATCATGGAAAGGATGATAATGGGTTGGTTCCAACTGAGGGTGGCTTTAAAGAAAGTTCTGTCAGGGGGACACTAGGCAGAAGCTCTGATTTAAAGGAGCGTTCAGGGGTCACTGCAAGGGCTACAATTTCTGATAGCCTAATTATTGAGAAAGTTCCAGTTGCTACGGGCAGAGATGGAAGCATCAACGTGGAACAGTCAGGGAACCTTAAGGCTTCTACTTCTTTGTTGCCTGCTTCTAATACATCTCTTTCTATCAGGGTGTTTGATAAGAAAGAAGGATTAGATGCCTTACCAATTTGCTTGGAAGCTCGACCTAGAGAACATGCTGCAAGTGATATTGTTGGGGTGGGAAATACATTTATGATGAAAGAAACAGAAATTGTTTGCACTAGTGGGTCTCAAACTCTTTGGTCTGATAGGATCTCAGGGAAAGTCACTGTTTTAGCTGGAAATGCAAACTTCTGGTCAGTTGGATGTGAAGATGGATGCCTACAG gttTACACGAAGTGTGGGAGACGAGCTATGCCAACCATGATGATGGGATCAGCAGCAACATTTATAGATTGTGATGAGTGCTGGAAGCTGTTATTGGTCACGAGGAAAGGATCATTGTATGTTTGGGATCTATATAACCAGAAGTGTCTCCTTCATGACTCATTGGCATCTCTGGTTGCCTTGAACCCTAACTCTTCTGCAAAAGATGCAG GCACAATCAAAGTTATATCTGCAAAGCTATCAAGGTCCGGTTCTCCTCTGGTTGTTCTGGCCACTCGCCATGCCTTCCTTTTTGATATGAGTCTCATGTGTTGGCTAAGGGTTGCAGATGACTGCTTCCCTGCTTCAAACTTTGCTAGCTCCTGGAATTTGGGTTCAGTTCAGAGTGGCGAGCTGGCTGCATTGCAGGTGGATGTTAGGAAGTATGTGGCAAGAAAGCCTGGTTGGAGCAG AGTGACTGATGATGGAGTGCAGACACGCGCTCATTTGGAAGCTCAGTTGGCATCCTCATTGGCTTTGAAGTCCCCTCATGAATATCGGCAGTGCCTCCTGTCATATATACGCTTTCTTGCAAG AGAAGCTGATGAGTCTCGTTTGCGAGAAGTCTGTGAGAGTTTTCTTGGACCTCCTACTGGGATGGCTGAAGATACATCTTCAGATTCTAGGAACCTGGCATGGGATCCTTGTGTTCTG GGTCTGAGAAAGCACAAACTCTTAAGAGAGGATATTCTTCCGGCAATGGCATCAAATAGAAAAGTCCAGCGATTGCTTAATGAGTTCATGGATCTCCTTTCTGAATATGAGAACATTGACAGTAATGTGGACCGGAAAAATCCCTCCCCACCATCATCATCTCCAATAGCAACTAATCAAAGAGAGACTGCACCACCAGTAGTAGATCAGATGGATTCAACCCCCTCAGCAGTAGAGTGTATGGATTCTGGCCCTGCAGCTACATTTCAAAAGAACTCAACCCAGCTAACAAAAGATCAAGCAAAATCTGCTCCAACAACAATAGATCAAGTTAATTCAGATTCACTAGTGACAGATCAAGTTAATGTGGCCCCCCAGGCAAAAGATGCAGGTTCTTGA
- the LOC115979638 gene encoding protein HIRA isoform X2 — translation MNSGMCTAVLRGHSSLVKGVTWDPIGSFIASQSDDKTVIIWRTSDWSLAHRTDGHWTKSLGSTFFRRLGWSPCGHFITTTHGYQKPRHSAPVLERGEWSATFDFLGHNAPVIVVKFNHSMFRRNSTNAQEVKSASVGWSNGASKTGGKESQPYNVIAIGSQDRTITVWTTASPRPLFVAKHFFTQSVVDLSWSPDGYSLFACSLDGSVATFHFEVKELGHRLSDTELDELKRNRYGDVRGRQANLAESPAQLLLEEASVKQTASKKVVPDIQQKQILVKSSVDAGAATKTEPQADDGKKSAGTAGDGLNKVSTSARISSPVKQREYRRPDGRKRIIPEAVGVPVQQENLSVGAQIQVLDFPLMSSDHGKDDNGLVPTEGGFKESSVRGTLGRSSDLKERSGVTARATISDSLIIEKVPVATGRDGSINVEQSGNLKASTSLLPASNTSLSIRVFDKKEGLDALPICLEARPREHAASDIVGVGNTFMMKETEIVCTSGSQTLWSDRISGKVTVLAGNANFWSVGCEDGCLQVYTKCGRRAMPTMMMGSAATFIDCDECWKLLLVTRKGSLYVWDLYNQKCLLHDSLASLVALNPNSSAKDAGTIKVISAKLSRSGSPLVVLATRHAFLFDMSLMCWLRVADDCFPASNFASSWNLGSVQSGELAALQVDVRKYVARKPGWSRVTDDGVQTRAHLEAQLASSLALKSPHEYRQCLLSYIRFLAREADESRLREVCESFLGPPTGMAEDTSSDSRNLAWDPCVLGLRKHKLLREDILPAMASNRKVQRLLNEFMDLLSEYENIDSNVDRKNPSPPSSSPIATNQRETAPPVVDQMDSTPSAVECMDSGPAATFQKNSTQLTKDQAKSAPTTIDQVNSDSLVTDQVNVAPQAKDAGS, via the exons ATGAACAGTGGCATGTGTACTGCTGTTCTTAGGGGTCACTCTAGCTTGGTTAAAGGCGTTACTTGGGATCCCATTGGCTCCTTCATTGCAAGCCAATCAGACGATAAGACAGTGATTATTTGGCGAACAAGTGATTGGAGCCTTGCTCACAGGACAGATGGTCATTGGACTAAATCA CTCGGATCTACCTTTTTCAGACGGCTTGGATGGTCCCCTTGTGGCCATTTTATCACTACCACTCATGGTTACCAGAAGCCTAGGCATTCTGCACCCGTTCTGGAGAGAGGGGAATGGTCTGCGACGTTTGACTTCTTAGGACATAATGCCCCAGTTATTGTGGTGAAGTTTAATCATTCAATGTTCAGAAGGAATTCGACCAATGCTCAGGAAGTGAAATCTGCATCTGTTGGGTGGAGTAATGGGGCTTCTAAGACTGGAGGCAAAGAATCACAGCCATATAATGTTATTGCAATTGGAAGTCAGGACCGCACTATTACTGTTTGGACTACTGCAAGTCCTCGTCCTCTCTTTGTGGCCAAGCATTTCTTTACTCAAAGTGTTGTGGATTTATCTTG GTCTCCTGATGGATATTCACTTTTTGCCTGTTCCTTGGATGGGTCCGTGGCTACTTTCCATTTTGAGGTGAAAGAACTTGGCCACAGGCTAAGTGATACTGAATTGGATGAGTTAAAAAGAAATCGTTATGGAGATGTGAGAGGTCGACAGGCAAACTTAGCAGAAAGCCCGGCACAGTTATTGCTTGAAGAAGCTTCAGTTAAGCAAACTGCAAGCAAAAAAGTTGTTCCAGACATTCAACAAAAGCAGATACTTGTTAAATCTTCTGTTGATGCAGGGGCTGCAACAAAGACTGAACCTCAAGCTGATGACGGAAAGAAGAGTGCTGGAACTGCTGGTGATGGGTTAAATAAGGTGTCAACTTCTGCCCGGATTTCCAGTCCTGTAAAACAAAGAGAATATAGACGCCCTGATGGCAGAAAGAGGATTATTCCAGAAGCAGTTGGAGTGCCTGTTCAGCAGGAAAATCTTTCTGTCGGGGCTCAGATCCAGGTGCTTGACTTTCCTCTTATGTCGTCTGATCATGGAAAGGATGATAATGGGTTGGTTCCAACTGAGGGTGGCTTTAAAGAAAGTTCTGTCAGGGGGACACTAGGCAGAAGCTCTGATTTAAAGGAGCGTTCAGGGGTCACTGCAAGGGCTACAATTTCTGATAGCCTAATTATTGAGAAAGTTCCAGTTGCTACGGGCAGAGATGGAAGCATCAACGTGGAACAGTCAGGGAACCTTAAGGCTTCTACTTCTTTGTTGCCTGCTTCTAATACATCTCTTTCTATCAGGGTGTTTGATAAGAAAGAAGGATTAGATGCCTTACCAATTTGCTTGGAAGCTCGACCTAGAGAACATGCTGCAAGTGATATTGTTGGGGTGGGAAATACATTTATGATGAAAGAAACAGAAATTGTTTGCACTAGTGGGTCTCAAACTCTTTGGTCTGATAGGATCTCAGGGAAAGTCACTGTTTTAGCTGGAAATGCAAACTTCTGGTCAGTTGGATGTGAAGATGGATGCCTACAG gttTACACGAAGTGTGGGAGACGAGCTATGCCAACCATGATGATGGGATCAGCAGCAACATTTATAGATTGTGATGAGTGCTGGAAGCTGTTATTGGTCACGAGGAAAGGATCATTGTATGTTTGGGATCTATATAACCAGAAGTGTCTCCTTCATGACTCATTGGCATCTCTGGTTGCCTTGAACCCTAACTCTTCTGCAAAAGATGCAG GCACAATCAAAGTTATATCTGCAAAGCTATCAAGGTCCGGTTCTCCTCTGGTTGTTCTGGCCACTCGCCATGCCTTCCTTTTTGATATGAGTCTCATGTGTTGGCTAAGGGTTGCAGATGACTGCTTCCCTGCTTCAAACTTTGCTAGCTCCTGGAATTTGGGTTCAGTTCAGAGTGGCGAGCTGGCTGCATTGCAGGTGGATGTTAGGAAGTATGTGGCAAGAAAGCCTGGTTGGAGCAG AGTGACTGATGATGGAGTGCAGACACGCGCTCATTTGGAAGCTCAGTTGGCATCCTCATTGGCTTTGAAGTCCCCTCATGAATATCGGCAGTGCCTCCTGTCATATATACGCTTTCTTGCAAG AGAAGCTGATGAGTCTCGTTTGCGAGAAGTCTGTGAGAGTTTTCTTGGACCTCCTACTGGGATGGCTGAAGATACATCTTCAGATTCTAGGAACCTGGCATGGGATCCTTGTGTTCTG GGTCTGAGAAAGCACAAACTCTTAAGAGAGGATATTCTTCCGGCAATGGCATCAAATAGAAAAGTCCAGCGATTGCTTAATGAGTTCATGGATCTCCTTTCTGAATATGAGAACATTGACAGTAATGTGGACCGGAAAAATCCCTCCCCACCATCATCATCTCCAATAGCAACTAATCAAAGAGAGACTGCACCACCAGTAGTAGATCAGATGGATTCAACCCCCTCAGCAGTAGAGTGTATGGATTCTGGCCCTGCAGCTACATTTCAAAAGAACTCAACCCAGCTAACAAAAGATCAAGCAAAATCTGCTCCAACAACAATAGATCAAGTTAATTCAGATTCACTAGTGACAGATCAAGTTAATGTGGCCCCCCAGGCAAAAGATGCAGGTTCTTGA